A part of Aegilops tauschii subsp. strangulata cultivar AL8/78 chromosome 2, Aet v6.0, whole genome shotgun sequence genomic DNA contains:
- the LOC109741236 gene encoding uncharacterized protein produces the protein MADVPDESATQTQARGCSLYPFSFPSQPPDIRNWFSSYQYESPEVPELAVDPPAVDNGSETQDPLEFRVAGHSFLKQAPRDGSTDLKGGCFGSQAEPVEVSAREDILPICRSTVEKGMKRKQSLRGLFGSGFLDDHEEGIQTESQVVSPVQRSAVDPPWSRNWVGLQNTKRSHEGMVEYSELPTDSESTCIAETQTESRVVLPVLRSAVDPPWDCNWIGLRNGKRSHEGIVEYSELDSESTCIAETQENPAGGLEIDHRKLPVNCRGTSLAGIEEGFLEDEIEHCNLPVDSCSKGPSDAEKTKQSLRGLFGAGSLDNHDEAPQTESQAVSPVLRSAVDPHWNCNWIGLQNRKRSHEGAIDDSELRTDSESTCIAETQVNPPGGQQTNYSKQPVNCGGTSLAADTSLEDGIEHSNLPDNFPSKGLAGSEKPKRSLRKLFGAGFLKDCDEANESETRVVSAVQRNAVQPLSNCNAAGLPHIEHIHEGAVGYSELPADHDVISIAETRENPPAGQVIEHNKLPVNCGSMSLAADTEEGFLEDGIEHSKLPVNSHSKVIADTDETGIEHRTLTVSSGGIGSAVTDESFPGDEISRSKRKLEHKKTEETAAADGFVAIRTKVKPAEDCRTNKIPKVSTGRENTTLQENRCISGTTPLGQGSTRSPLSDRTNISEVAGAPSQEISGKWKHPRKGKPSVGPPMIQLRLEQWVRRV, from the exons ATGGCCGACGTCCCCGACGAATCCGCCACCCAAACCCAG GCCCGCGGGTGCAGCCTGTATCCCTTCTCGTTCCCTTCCC AGCCGCCGGACATCAGGAACTGGTTCTCGAGTTACCAGTACGAGTCGCCGGAGGTGCCGGAGCTGGCTGTTGACCCTCCTGCCGTCGACAACGGCAGCGAGACCCAAGACCCGTTGGAG TTCCGGGTGGCTGGGCATTCATTTCTGAAGCAAGCCCCTCGGGATGGCAGTACTGATTTGAAGGGGGGCTGTTTTGGGAGCCAAGCTGAACCTGTTGAGGTTTCTGCCAGAGAAGATATCCTTCCGATTTGTAGGAGCACGGTGGAAAAGGGCATGAAAAGGAAGCAAAGCCTGCGGGGGCTGTTTGGGTCAGGTTTTCTGGACGACCATGAAGAAGGTATTCAAACTGAAAGTCAGGTTGTGTCGCCTGTGCAGAGAAGTGCAGTGGATCCTCCGTGGAGCCGCAACTGGGTAGGCTTACAGAATACAAAGCGCAGCCATGAAGGCATGGTGGAATACAGCGAGCTGCCGACTGATAGTGAGAGCACTTGTATAGCTGAAACTCAAACTGAAAGTCGAGTGGTGTTGCCTGTGCTGAGAAGTGCAGTGGATCCTCCATGGGACTGCAACTGGATAGGCTTAAGGAATGGAAAGCGCAGCCATGAAGGCATAGTTGAATACAGCGAGCTGGATAGTGAGAGTACTTGTATAGCTGAAACACAAGAAAACCCAGCAGGAGGTTTGGAGATTGACCACAGAAAACTTCCAGTTAATTGCCGTGGTACTAGTTTAGCTGGTATTGAAGAAGGTTTCCTAGAAGATGAAATTGAACACTGCAACCTGCCAGTTGATTCTTGCAGTAAAGGTCCATCAGATGCTGAGAAAACTAAGCAAAGTCTACGAGGGTTGTTTGGAGCAGGTTCTTTAGACAACCATGATGAAGCTCCTCAAACTGAAAGTCAGGCAGTGTCGCCTGTGCTGAGAAGTGCAGTGGATCCTCATTGGAACTGCAACTGGATAGGCTTACAGAATAGAAAGCGCAGCCATGAAGGCGCAATTGACGACAGCGAGTTGCGGACGGATAGTGAGAGCACTTGTATAGCTGAAACTCAAGTAAATCCCCCAGGAGGTCAGCAGACCAACTACAGCAAACAGCCAGTTAATTGTGGTGGTACTAGTTTAGCAGCAGATACTAGCCTAGAAGATGGCATTGAACATAGCAACCTGCCGGATAATTTTCCTAGTAAAGGCCTAGCGGGTAGTGAGAAGCCTAAGCGAAGTCTGCGAAAATTGTTTGGAGCAGGTTTTCTCAAGGATTGTGATGAAGCTAATGAATCTGAAACTCGGGTGGTGTCGGCTGTACAGAGAAATGCAGTGCAGCCTCTGTCAAATTGCAATGCTGCAGGCTTGCCTCACAtcgaacatatccatgaaggcgCAGTCGGATACAGTGAGCTACCGGCAGATCACGATGTCATCAGTATAGCTGAAACTCGAGAAAATCCCCCAGCAGGTCAGGTGATCGAACACAACAAACTGCCCGTTAACTGTGGTAGTATGAGTTTAGCAGCAGATACTGAAGAAGGTTTCCTAGAAGATGGCATTGAACACAGCAAACTACCAGTCAATTCCCATAGTAAAGTCATAGCTGATACTGATGAAACTGGCATCGAACACCGCACACTCACCGTTAGTTCTGGTGGTATTGGTTCAGCTGTCACAGACGAAAGCTTTCCTGGAGATGAAATCAGCCGAAGCAAGCGTAAACTGGAGCATAAGAAAACAGAAGAAACAGCTGCGGCGGATGGTTTCGTTGCAATCAGGACAAAGGTGAAGCCAGCTGAGGATTGCAGGACAAACAAGATTCCCAAGGTCTCAACAGGAAGAGAGAACACAACATTGCAAGAGAACCGCTGCATTTCGGGGACTACTCCTTTGGGCCAAGGTAGCACTAGAAGCCCCTTGTCAGATAGGACCAATATTTCAGAAGTTGCAGGAGCTCCATCACAGGAGATCAGCGGCAAATGGAAGCACCCTCGCAAAGGCAAGCCCTCCGTTGGCCCTCCGATGATACAGCTGCGGTTGGAACAATGGGTGCGCCGAGTGTAA
- the LOC109741235 gene encoding uncharacterized protein: MDSLSGRVGGSERLLPVIPVDELSGRSAASPLPLPHDDLLLEILLHLPPEPIYLLRASLVSKHWLRLIHDARFLRRFRAFHGTPPVLDFLNNQPEAPLFVPTSAAFAAPSSTTSHDSWWALDCRHGRALLQSRNSGNPLVWDLMSGENRCLPRPPPALDDYDLGYGFNAAVLRADGEEDRVHCRSCPFLVAMAFTNRDDAGLISACVYSFDTGVWGDVISVATEEDIEMHPTALVGDTLYWLMSAGCILALDLDKHSLQTTEVPNDMFCYYKGTIVLMPAEGGGLGFATVEDFNLLLFSRVSTIDGTLV; encoded by the coding sequence ATGGATTCCCTCTCCGGCCGCGTCGGCGGCAGCGAACGACTCCTACCAGTTATCCCAGTAGATGAGCTCTCTGGCCGCAGCGCCGCTTCGCCTCTTCCGCTTCCGCATGACGACCTCCTCCTGGAGATCCTCCTGCACCTACCGCCCGAGCCGATCTACCTCCTCCGCGCCTCCCTCGTCTCCAAGCACTGGCTCCGCCTCATCCACGACGCCCGTTTCCTCCGCCGCTTCCGCGCGTTCCACGGGACGCCTCCTGTGCTCGACTTCCTCAACAACCAGCCCGAGGCTCCACTCTTCGTCCCCACCTCCGCCGCCTTCGCTGCCCCCTCCTCCACAACGTCCCACGACTCCTGGTGGGCCTTAGACTGCCGCCACGGCCGCGCCCTCCTGCAAAGCAGGAACTCCGGGAATCCCCTGGTCTGGGACCTCATGTCCGGCGAGAACCGCTGCTTgccgcggccgccgccggcgctcgATGACTACGATCTCGGATACGGCTTCAACGCCGCGGTTCTCCGCGCGGACGGCGAAGAGGACCGCGTCCACTGCCGCTCCTGCCCGTTCCTCGTGGCCATGGCGTTCACCAATCGCGATGATGCTGGCCTGATCTCCGCCTGCGTCTACTCGTTCGACACCGGCGTCTGGGGCGACGTCATCTCCGTCGCAACGGAAGAAGACATAGAGATGCACCCGACGGCTCTGGTCGGAGACACGCTCTACTGGCTGATGTCCGCCGGTTGCATCCTTGCACTTGATCTAGACAAGCATAGCTTGCAAACAACCGAGGTGCCAAACGATATGTTTTGCTACTATAAAGGCACAATTGTGCTCATGCCGGCAGAGGGTGGAGGCCTTGGCTTTGCAACAGTTGAAGATTTCAATCTTCTTTTGTTCTCAAGGGTGTCTACCATTGACGGCACGCTAGTCTAG